In Blastopirellula sp. J2-11, a single genomic region encodes these proteins:
- a CDS encoding DUF1592 domain-containing protein produces the protein MFAVLLIANNAWAEQPHGAMIFKKLCVDCHGEQGEGVAGAAENALRGTKSIAELTMAIEETMPEDDPESCTGEDAKAVAQFIHQKFYAPHARETSPSRIELSHLTVDQYDNTVADLIASFRWVPDPKETRGLKTEIYKKRNYQDRALERIDSKIDYDFGAGTPDEKVTNAEQFSLRWQGMVLAEETGDYEFILTTQIGARLYVNNDRTPLIDQWVASRGEPKVFKASIRLLGGRPYRLKLEVYKFKDDAASVGLEWKPPRKARDFLTARNLSPEFAPELFISSASFPPDDAVSGYERGVSVSKAWDEATTNGALEAAGYVVEHLDELAKTKHDADDRRQKVIEFCGKFVERAFRRPLSDEDRVFFVGEQFTDEMALETSVKRCVLLALKSPRFLYTNLENSPPDRYDVVSRLSYALWDTMPSEHLFRAAKEGWIAKPEQVRSEAEKMLKDPRAKTKLHSFFHHWLQLNEKEGIVKDSNVFPEFSEQVASDLRTSLDLFVDDIVWSDSSDYRQLLLGDRLFVNERLAKLYDVPYDGGDKFQPISFQPEHRAGVVTHPYMLSMLAYNEFTSPIHRGVFVTRHLLGRSLAAPPQATEFKDGDFHAGMTMREKVSVLTEPAACQGCHQIINPLGFSLEHFDAIGRYRQSEGDRPVDATSEFATAIGETIKLEGARDLAKHIVESRSAHGAFVDQLFHHCVKHPINAYGLTTRDELVTSFEQSNYNIRKLLVSIAMVAAMHTPNEGNAEHVASN, from the coding sequence ATGTTCGCCGTTTTGCTCATCGCCAATAACGCGTGGGCGGAGCAGCCCCATGGCGCCATGATCTTCAAAAAATTGTGCGTCGACTGCCACGGCGAGCAAGGAGAAGGAGTCGCCGGCGCCGCCGAAAACGCGCTGCGCGGAACCAAATCAATCGCCGAACTAACGATGGCGATCGAAGAGACCATGCCGGAGGATGATCCGGAGTCTTGCACCGGCGAAGACGCAAAGGCGGTCGCCCAGTTTATTCATCAGAAATTCTACGCTCCGCATGCGCGAGAGACTTCTCCTTCGCGGATCGAACTATCGCATTTGACGGTCGATCAGTACGACAACACCGTCGCCGATTTGATCGCGAGCTTTCGCTGGGTCCCCGACCCAAAAGAAACGCGAGGGCTGAAGACCGAGATTTATAAGAAGCGGAACTACCAGGATCGCGCGCTCGAACGAATCGATTCCAAAATCGACTACGACTTTGGCGCGGGGACTCCGGATGAGAAAGTCACCAACGCAGAACAATTTTCACTCCGCTGGCAAGGGATGGTCCTGGCCGAAGAGACCGGCGATTACGAGTTCATTCTCACCACGCAGATTGGCGCGCGGCTGTACGTCAACAACGATCGGACGCCGCTGATCGATCAATGGGTCGCGTCACGGGGAGAGCCGAAGGTGTTCAAAGCTTCGATTCGTCTGCTCGGAGGGCGTCCTTATCGCTTGAAGCTGGAGGTCTACAAATTCAAAGATGACGCTGCGTCGGTAGGTCTCGAGTGGAAGCCGCCGCGCAAAGCGCGCGATTTTCTGACGGCTCGCAATCTGTCGCCTGAGTTCGCTCCCGAGTTGTTCATTTCGTCCGCCAGTTTTCCGCCGGATGACGCCGTGTCTGGCTATGAGCGCGGCGTCTCGGTCTCGAAAGCTTGGGACGAAGCGACGACCAACGGCGCATTGGAAGCGGCCGGCTATGTTGTCGAACATCTCGACGAATTGGCGAAGACGAAGCACGACGCCGACGATCGACGTCAAAAGGTGATCGAGTTTTGCGGCAAGTTTGTCGAGCGGGCGTTCCGTCGTCCGTTGAGCGACGAAGATCGCGTTTTCTTTGTCGGTGAGCAATTCACCGACGAGATGGCGCTTGAAACGTCGGTCAAACGCTGCGTCTTGTTGGCGCTCAAATCTCCCCGCTTCCTGTACACGAATCTAGAAAACTCGCCTCCGGATCGCTATGACGTCGTGTCGCGATTGTCGTATGCGTTATGGGATACGATGCCAAGCGAACATTTGTTTCGCGCGGCGAAAGAAGGGTGGATCGCCAAGCCGGAGCAAGTGCGCAGCGAAGCCGAAAAAATGCTGAAAGATCCGCGCGCTAAAACCAAACTGCACAGCTTCTTTCATCACTGGCTGCAACTGAATGAGAAAGAAGGAATTGTCAAAGACTCCAACGTCTTCCCCGAGTTCAGCGAGCAGGTCGCATCGGATTTGCGGACATCGCTCGACTTGTTTGTGGATGACATCGTCTGGAGCGACTCGTCTGACTATCGCCAATTACTGCTCGGCGATCGTTTGTTCGTCAATGAGCGTCTGGCCAAATTGTATGACGTTCCGTATGACGGCGGCGACAAATTTCAGCCTATTTCGTTTCAGCCCGAGCATCGGGCAGGCGTCGTGACGCATCCCTATATGCTGTCGATGCTGGCGTATAACGAGTTCACGTCGCCGATTCATCGCGGAGTGTTTGTGACGCGGCATCTGCTGGGGCGTTCGCTCGCAGCGCCTCCTCAGGCGACCGAGTTCAAAGATGGCGACTTTCATGCGGGCATGACGATGCGAGAAAAAGTTTCGGTCCTGACCGAACCGGCCGCGTGTCAAGGATGCCATCAAATCATCAATCCGCTCGGTTTCAGCTTGGAGCATTTCGATGCGATCGGGCGTTATCGTCAATCGGAAGGGGACCGTCCGGTCGATGCGACCTCCGAATTTGCCACGGCGATAGGTGAGACGATAAAATTAGAAGGTGCGCGCGATTTGGCCAAACACATTGTCGAGAGCCGCTCTGCGCATGGCGCCTTTGTCGATCAGCTGTTTCATCATTGCGTCAAACATCCGATCAACGCCTATGGCTTAACGACACGGGACGAATTGGTCACGTCGTTCGAGCAATCGAATTACAATATACGCAAGTTGCTTGTATCGATCGCCATGGTCGCCGCGATGCACACGCCTAACGAAGGGAACGCAGAACATGTCGCGTCTAACTAG
- a CDS encoding tRNA-(ms[2]io[6]A)-hydroxylase: MLHLQSTSSESWLTQVTENLDLLLIDHAHCEKKAAGVAMNMIFAYVENEDLCRAMTEIVNEELEHFHLVLELLHERGVRFCRIKPSKYGEKLHALVRKNEPERAVDRLLVAGLIEARSCERFGILRERLEDPRLANFYDQLFESEARHHSAYVRLAKQYADDATVMRRLEELAAAEAEIIAVGDENPRMHS; the protein is encoded by the coding sequence GTGCTGCATCTTCAATCGACAAGTTCCGAAAGTTGGCTGACTCAGGTCACCGAGAATCTCGATCTGCTGCTGATCGATCACGCCCACTGCGAAAAAAAAGCGGCCGGCGTCGCGATGAACATGATCTTCGCCTATGTCGAGAACGAAGATCTCTGCCGCGCGATGACCGAGATCGTCAACGAAGAGCTAGAGCACTTTCACCTGGTGCTGGAGTTGCTCCACGAGCGGGGAGTCCGTTTCTGCCGGATCAAACCGAGCAAATATGGGGAGAAATTGCACGCGTTGGTTCGCAAGAACGAGCCCGAACGTGCGGTCGACCGCTTGCTAGTCGCCGGTCTGATCGAGGCCCGCAGCTGCGAACGGTTTGGCATTTTGCGCGAACGGCTCGAAGACCCGCGTCTGGCGAACTTTTACGATCAGCTGTTTGAGTCCGAAGCGCGACACCACTCGGCCTATGTTCGCTTGGCCAAACAATATGCAGACGATGCGACCGTGATGCGTCGTCTGGAAGAACTGGCCGCGGCGGAAGCGGAGATTATCGCCGTAGGGGACGAGAATCCCCGGATGCATAGCTAG
- the rnr gene encoding ribonuclease R, whose amino-acid sequence MELEQLEQLLLAHIQRSTYQPVKPKVIAKQLNLAEEDLKTLKRAIKRLLKKGHIAYGASHLIKRVNAENAKAAQTIVGGFHRTAKGFGFVRPLGTPKSAERTADIYVPAKRTSDAANGDTVRIRMFRTRGMNGESKLCGEVIEIVERETHRFVGTYNEAHGQALVQVDGNVFTQPISVGDPGVKGARLDDKVVIEIVRFPSHFHDGEGVIVEVLGARGAPGVDLLSVMREYDLPQEFPEAALDVAREMADAFDESIGEDRRDETGETIITIDPFDARDFDDAISLTKLENGHWLLGVHIADVAHFVPEGSALDAEARNRATSIYLPDKVIPMLPEVISNNLASLQPNKIRYAKTAKIEFTPDGTRVHTEVFNSAIRSVRRFTYEEVDEYLADRDAWKEKLTPPVHQLVGDMHELAMTLRERRFQRGSIELSMPELKLDLDKDGAVTGAHVEKNTESHQIIEEFMLAANEAVADKLHNQELFFLRRVHDSPDPRKLEALTEFVRDVGIECDSLQSRFEIIRALDKVKGLPEQAAVNYATLRSMKKAVYSPEEIGHYALASECYCHFTSPIRRYPDLTIHRMYNDLATGKKPVQDYDAMMAEGEHCSQREQRAASAERDLVKIKLLNHLSEKIGMEMEAVITGVESFGLFVQGLELPADGLIHIDALQDDYYHYDRTTHSLVGNRDGNAFRLGDVLKVSIARVDLEKRELDFRLIEQEARAAGHAADNSRRRPTSGRTASDDFSYQSGKPAPKKKNFGKPERKQGKAKKRKR is encoded by the coding sequence ATGGAACTGGAACAGCTGGAGCAATTGCTCCTAGCCCACATTCAACGGTCGACTTACCAACCGGTCAAACCGAAAGTCATCGCCAAACAACTCAATCTGGCGGAAGAAGACCTCAAGACGCTCAAGCGAGCAATCAAGCGACTTCTTAAAAAAGGGCACATCGCTTACGGCGCGAGCCATCTGATCAAGCGAGTAAATGCCGAAAACGCCAAAGCCGCCCAAACGATCGTCGGCGGTTTTCATCGGACCGCCAAAGGCTTTGGCTTTGTCCGCCCGCTCGGAACGCCCAAATCGGCGGAGCGAACCGCGGACATCTATGTCCCGGCAAAACGTACTTCCGACGCCGCCAACGGCGACACCGTCCGGATTCGGATGTTCCGCACTCGCGGAATGAACGGCGAATCGAAGCTCTGCGGCGAAGTGATCGAAATCGTCGAACGTGAGACGCATCGCTTTGTCGGCACATACAACGAAGCGCACGGCCAAGCCCTGGTGCAAGTTGACGGAAACGTCTTTACGCAGCCGATCTCGGTAGGCGATCCCGGCGTCAAAGGCGCCCGATTGGACGACAAGGTCGTGATCGAAATCGTCCGCTTCCCGTCGCACTTTCATGATGGCGAAGGCGTGATTGTCGAAGTCCTTGGAGCGCGCGGAGCGCCCGGCGTCGACTTACTCTCGGTGATGCGCGAGTACGACTTGCCGCAAGAGTTTCCTGAAGCGGCTCTCGACGTCGCTCGAGAAATGGCCGACGCATTTGATGAGTCGATCGGTGAGGATCGCCGGGACGAAACCGGCGAGACGATCATCACGATCGATCCTTTCGACGCGCGCGACTTTGACGACGCGATCAGCTTGACCAAGCTCGAAAACGGACACTGGCTCCTCGGCGTGCATATCGCCGACGTCGCTCACTTTGTGCCGGAAGGTTCGGCGCTGGATGCCGAGGCCCGCAATCGGGCGACCAGCATCTATTTGCCTGACAAAGTGATTCCGATGCTGCCGGAGGTGATCTCAAACAACCTGGCCAGCTTGCAGCCGAACAAGATTCGCTACGCGAAAACAGCCAAGATCGAATTCACCCCGGATGGGACGCGAGTTCATACCGAAGTCTTCAACAGCGCCATTCGCAGCGTCCGCCGCTTTACCTACGAAGAAGTCGACGAGTATCTCGCCGATCGCGATGCGTGGAAAGAAAAGCTGACGCCGCCGGTCCATCAGTTGGTGGGCGACATGCATGAGCTGGCGATGACGCTCCGCGAGCGCCGTTTCCAACGAGGCTCGATCGAACTATCGATGCCGGAATTAAAACTTGATCTCGACAAAGACGGCGCAGTGACCGGCGCACATGTCGAAAAGAACACCGAGAGCCATCAGATCATCGAAGAGTTTATGCTGGCCGCCAACGAGGCGGTCGCTGATAAGCTGCACAACCAAGAACTCTTCTTCCTGCGACGCGTCCACGATTCGCCCGATCCCCGCAAGCTGGAAGCTTTGACCGAGTTCGTCCGCGATGTCGGGATCGAATGCGACAGCTTGCAAAGCCGCTTCGAGATCATTCGCGCCCTCGACAAGGTCAAAGGCTTGCCAGAGCAAGCGGCGGTCAACTACGCGACGCTGCGCAGCATGAAAAAAGCGGTTTACAGCCCAGAAGAGATCGGGCACTACGCTTTGGCCAGCGAATGCTACTGTCACTTCACTTCGCCGATTCGTCGTTATCCTGACCTGACCATCCATCGGATGTACAACGATCTGGCGACCGGCAAGAAACCGGTGCAAGACTACGATGCGATGATGGCCGAGGGAGAACATTGCTCGCAACGAGAACAGCGAGCCGCCAGCGCCGAACGAGATCTGGTGAAGATCAAGCTGCTCAATCACCTGAGCGAAAAGATCGGCATGGAGATGGAAGCGGTCATCACCGGCGTCGAATCGTTTGGCTTGTTCGTCCAAGGGTTAGAGCTGCCCGCCGACGGGTTGATTCATATCGACGCGCTGCAGGACGACTACTATCACTATGATCGCACGACTCACTCGCTGGTCGGCAATCGTGACGGCAATGCGTTTCGCCTGGGCGATGTGCTGAAAGTTTCGATCGCGCGGGTCGATCTCGAAAAACGAGAACTTGATTTCCGCCTGATCGAACAAGAGGCCCGCGCCGCAGGGCATGCGGCTGATAATAGTCGACGTCGTCCGACTTCTGGACGAACTGCCAGCGATGACTTTTCGTATCAGTCGGGGAAGCCAGCGCCGAAGAAGAAGAACTTTGGCAAGCCCGAACGAAAACAGGGAAAGGCCAAAAAGCGAAAACGGTAG